A segment of the Streptomyces sp. NBC_01235 genome:
CCGCGGCCGTATCTTCGACCCGTTCTTCACCACCAAGCCGGTGGGCGAGGGCACGGGTCTCGGCCTCGACATCTCCTGGCGGATCGTCGTCAACAAGCATCACGGCAGCCTCCAGGTCGAGTCCGAGCCGGGCGACACCCGCTTCCAGGTCCTGCTGCCGCTGACCGCCCCCGACCCCGAGACCGACCAGGACCCCGAGACCGACCAGGAGCCCGTATGACCGACGCAGACGCCATCGACCCGAACGTCCCGCCCAGCGGTGCCGGCTGCCTCGACTGCGACGCGGCGGGCGGCTGGTGGTTCCACCTGCGGCGCTGCGCGACCTGCGGCCACGTCGGCTGCTGCGACTCCTCCCCCGCCCAGCACGCCACCGCCCACTTCAAGGCCACCGGGCATCCGATCGTCCGCAGCTTCGAGCCGGGCGAGGAGTGGTTCTGGGACTACTCCACGGACGAGTTGTACGAGTCGGGCCCCGACCTCGCCCCTCCGACCAGCCACCCCGCCGACCAGCCCGCACCGGGGCCGGCGGACCGGGTACCGGCGGACTGGGCGCGGTCGCTGCACCGTTGACGCCTTCCGGCGGGGCTCCGTTCCTGGTCGCAGGCCGTTGTGTCAGTGCCGCGTGCCAGGATGGAGCCGTGCAGCAGACAGTGTTCGCCACTCCGTTCATCGGCCGGGAAGAGGAGCTCGCCCGGCTCTCCGGCGTGCTCGAACGCGCCCGGGGCGGTGAGGCTCGCGCGGTCCTGATCGCCGGGGACGCCGGCGTCGGCAAGACACGTGTGCTGGACGAGGTCGCCGTGCGGGCCGCGCGCTCCGGCATGACCGTGCTCACCGGGCACTGCGTCGACCTCGGTGACGTGGGCCTGCCCTACCTGCCGTTCACGGAGATCCTGGGCGTGCTCGCCGCCGACGAACGGTTCGCCGCCGTCCTCGCCGCGCACCCGGTGGTCGACCGACTGCTGGGCACGGGGACGGACGCGATGCGCGACGATACGGGTCCCGCCACGCGGTCGGGCGGTGAGGGCGGGCGACTGAGGCTGCTCGAAGGGATGGCGGCGCTGCTCGCCGACCTGTCGGAGGTCGCGCCACTGCTGCTCGTCCTGGAGGACCTGCACTGGGCCGACCAGTCCTCCCGCGACCTGCTGCGCTTCCTGCTCAGCCGGGGCTTCCTGCAACGGCCGGCGGGCAACGGGCCGGGTCACCGGCTGGCGGTGCTGGCCTCGTACCGCGCGGACGACCTGCACCGCCGGCACCCGCTGCGCCCGCTGCTGGCCGAACTGGTGCGGCTGCCGGCCCTGGACCGGCTGGAGCTGCGGCCACTGGCGGACGCCGAGGTGGCCCGCCTGGTGCGCGCCCTGGAGGACCGTCCGCTGCCGGACGCCACGGTGCGCCGGATCGTGGAGCGCGCCGAGGGCAACGCCTTCTACGCGGAGGAACTGCTCGCGGCCACGGACACGGAGGCCAAAGGCATGCCGAGCGGGCTGGCGGACCTCCTGCTCATCCGGGTCGAGCAACTCCCCGACACCGCCCAGCAGGTGCTGCGGACCGCCGCCGTCGCCGGCCGGCGCGTGGAGCACGACCTGTTGCGGGACGCGGTGGGACTGCCCGAGGACGAGCTGGAGGCGGCGCTGCGCGAGGCCGTGGGCCACCAGCTCCTGGTCGCGGGCGGCGACGGCACCTACGCGTTCCGGCACGCCCTCGCCCGTGAGGCGGTGTACGCCGACCTGCTCCCGGGTGAACGGTCGCGGCTGCACGGCGCGTTCGCCCGTCTCCTGGCCGGTCGGCGTCACCGCGCCGAGACCGCCGCCGAGCGCGCCCACCACTACCGCGAGAGCCACGACCTGGGCGAGGCCCTCGCCGCCTCGCTGGAGGCCGCCGACCACGCCCAGCGCGTCGGGGCGCCCGCCGAGGAACTGCACCATCTGGAAGCCGTCCTCGACCTGTGGCAGTCGGTGCCCGTCCCGGCCCTGCCGTCGGGCGAGGGTACCGACCGGGTCACGCTGACGCTGCGCGCCTCGGCGGCGGCCGCGCACGCCGGGGAGGCGCACCGCGCGGTCTCCCTGACCCGCGCGGCGCTCGCGGGTGTCGGCCAGGACACCGACTCCGAACTCGCCGCCCGCGTGCGGTACACGCTCGCGGGCAATCTCATGGGCGTCGACAGTCTGACGGCCGCATTCACCTACAGCAGCGAGGCGCTCGCGATGATCCCCGCCGAGCCGCCGTCGCCGACGTGGGTGTGGGCCGCGGCCACACATGTGCTGGCGGCGCGTCAGATGGGCGACACCGAGACCGCTCTGCGCGTCGCCCACCAGGCGCTGCCCGTCGCCGAGCGGCTGGATCTGGTGGACGCGCGGGCCGACCTCCTGGTCTCCCTCGCCAACATGGACGGGGGCGGCCGCCGTTCCCCCGAGGGCCGCGCGCGCCTGAAGGAGGCGCGTGAGCTGGCCCGGCGCGGGGGCAACGCCCCGGTGGAGATGCGCGCCCTGTTCAACCTGGCCATCGGCGCCTACGAGGCCGGGGAGCCGGAGGAGTGTCTGCCCTGGCTGGCCGAGGGCCTGGACCGCGCCCGCCGCGCCGGACTGCTGTCCTCGCCGTACCCGCTGGGGATGCGCTATCTCCAGTCGCTGGTGCTCTACACCCTGGGCCGCTGGGACGAGTGTCTGCTGACGGCAGCCACCGACGTGGCGGTGCTGCCGGCGTCGGGCGGGTTCGCGATCGGCCCCGCGCTGTACGTCGCCCTCGCGCGGGGCGACAAGGGCGCCGTCGAACGGGCGAGGGGGCTGCTCGAGGGGCCCTTGGACTGGATGGCGGCGCTCGTCGCAGGCATCGTGCTGACCGACGCGGCGGCGCTGAGTGGCGACGCCGAGGCGGCGGTGGCCCAACTGCGGTCTTCCGTGGAGTCCCTCATAGACGACGCGGGGACGCGCCCGGACGTCACGGTCCGGCTCACCGCACTCGCCCTCACCCCGGTCGCCGACGCGGCCGCCGGGGCCCGGCTCGCCGGTGACGAGGCGACGGCCCGCCGCTGGTCGGCCGTGGCGACCGAACTGCTTGAGCCGGCCCGGGCGGTGGCCCGTCGGAGCGAGACCGGTGAGCCCCACGGCCCGGAGGGGCGCGCCTGGCTGGCTCGCGCCGAGGCCGAGTACGCGTGGGCCGTCACGGGGCCGGACCCGGCGGCCTGGGAGAAAACGGTCGCGGCGTTCGGCTACGGCGAAGCGTACGAACTCGCCCGCTGCCGACTGCGGTACGCGGAGGCCCTGCTGGCGGCCGACCGGCGCGAGGAAGCGGCCGCCGAGGCCCGCGCCGCCCGGGAGACGGCCGTACGACTGGGCGCCACGCCCCTGCTGGAGCGGGCGGACGCCCTGATCCGGCGCGGGCGCCTCGTGGACGGCCCGTCCGCCGGCCGGGACCGTTCGCTCGCCCTGACGGCGCGGGAGCAGGACGTCCTGCGGCTGCTCGCGCTCGGGCGCAGCAACCGGCAGATCGGCGAGGAGCTGTTCATCAGCGGGAAGACGGCGAGCGTCCATGTCTCCAACATCCTCGCCAAGCTCGGCGCGGCGAGCCGTACGGAGGCCGTGGCGATCGCCTATCGCGAGCGGCTGCTCGAACCGGAGGTCGGTGCGTCGGGCTGATCCGCCCCTGGCAGAGGTGCGCCCGGACTCCCAGGCGGGCGCACCCCATCACCGGCCGGCCGTCAGCGCGTGGCGGCCGGCGTGTTCGCGGCCGTCACGTTTACGGCGGACCAGGCCCGGTTCACCGTCCTGTACTCGGGGCTGGTCCCCCCGTAGAGGTCCTTGGCCGCCTTGAGCGTCGCGACACGGGCGCCGTGGAAGTCGGTCGAGGAGACCATGTAGCGGGTCAGGGCGCGATAGAAGATCGCGGTCGCCTTCGCCCGGCCGATGCCCTTCACCGGGGCCCCGTCGAAGGTCGCCGAGTCGTAGGCGACGGTGCCGATCTTCTTGCGTCCGCTGCCTTCGGCGAGGAGGTAGTAGGCGTGCGAGGAGACGCCGGAGCCGGCGTGGACCTCGGCGTTGTACACCTGAGGCGACCAGTAGTCGATCGTGCCCTCGAGGACGTCAAGGGAGGGCTTGTCCAGGCGGCGCAGGAACTTCTGGTCGAGGCCCAGTTTCTCGCCGATCAGGTAGTTCGGCGGGTTCTTGGGGTTGTTGGCGCTGAACTCGACGTTGGAGCCGAAGATGTCGGCGAGGGACTCGTTGAGGGAGCCCGGCTCGCCGTACTGGTTGCCTTCGCCGTCGACGGACGTGGGTTCCAGGCGGGCGGTCGCGTCGACGACGCCGTGGGTCAGTTCGTGGCCGGTGACGTCGAGGACGACGAGGGGCTTCTTGATGAAGGAGCCGTCGCCGTCGCCGTAGAGCATGCAGCCGCAGGCCGGGTCCCAGAACGCGTTGCCCACCTTGTTGCCGAAGTGGACCATGGCGCGGGCGCCCTTGCCGTTGTTCGTGATGCCCTTGCGGCCGAAGGTCTTCTGGTAGAAGTCCAGGGTCTTGGTGACTCCGTACTGCGCGTCGACGGCGGCGCTGACCCGGCTGGAGACGGCGCCGTTGCCCCAGGTGTTGGTGGCGCTGGTGAACGCCTTGCCACCCGCGAAGTTCTCCAGTTCCCGGTTGCGCGCGTCGCGCGTCTCGGTGTTCCAGTGGGTGGGGTCCTTCAGCAGGTAGCTGGTCCGTGCGGTGCGGGTGGTGGTGAGGGCGACCTTGCCGGCGAACAGGGACGTGCCGGTGCCGGTGGCCGCCGACGGGTAGCGTGCGGCCGCGCCGGCCGCGGGCGCCGCGCTCAGGCCGGCGGCCTGCGAGGCGGTGCCCGTGGCGGGGTCGAGGGTCTCGCCGCGCTCGCGCAGGGTGTCCAGCAGCTCGGGCGAGAGGAACTCGTCGCTGTCGGGCGTGTTGCTGCGCACCTTGCCGGTGCGGGCGTCGAGGACGACCGTGCGGGAGCCGCCGGCCTCGGTGGTGTCGCTGCCGGTCACCCGGATCCGATAGGCGAGCGCCGAGGCGCCGCCGCGGGCGTCGACGACGAGTTCGGCACTCGTCGCGTCGCCCTTGGCCAAGGCCGCGGCCTTCGCCTCGGCCTCGCGGGCCGTCAGCTCGGCCTTGACGGTGGAGGGGTCTACGGGGTGGCCTGCGGCGCGGGTCACGCCCGCGTAGGCGAGCCGCTGGGTGAGGTGGACGACGAGGTCGCCGCCGAGGACCGGCATCCCCTGATGGGTACGGACGAAGCGGACGTGCCGTGCGCCCTCCGGGTCGATCAGGACGTCCTGGGCCTGGAGTTCGTCGTCCTGGCCGACGCCGGTCGCCGAGGCATGGGCGAAGGCGGCGGTACGGGCGGCCTCGACGACGCGGTCGGCCTGCGAGGCGGTCGCGGACGTGGCGTGGGCCTCCCCCGCGGGCGGGGCCGCGAAGGCCGTGCCCGCCAGGCCCGTGGCGGCCGTCGTCACGGCGACGGCGAGCGCCAGGCTGCGTATGTGTGCGCTGCGCACTGGTGAGGGTTCCTTCGTTCGGACGGCCGGAGTCGCCAACCGCCGTAAGACACGGCGCCGTTGGGCGCCAAGGGGCTGGTCGGGCCCCGGAACTCCACCCTTACCGATGAGTCATGTCCATGTAAAGCACGAAATGATCGGTCAGGCGACTTTCATGGCGATACCGGGCACGCTCAGGGCGCATCGTGACCGGATAGCGGCCAACTGTGCGTCGCCTCAGGAGAGGTGATGCGACGGAAGAAGGTTGCCCCGGCCGAATGTGACCGATCTCGCATCAGGAACCGGCCGGACGAAGAGGGGGCGCTTCCCGGCGGCACTGAGCCGGGAACCCGCGGTGGCTGCCGCCCGTTGTCCGGACAGGTCCCCGGGCGGGGCCCGTACGACGACACCGGGGCGGCAGGATGAGCGAGATGGTACCCGGGGGCAACCTGCCCCTCCCGGGTGGCGCCCTGTCCGTCCGGGTGCCCGGCCCCTTAGACGTCTGCGCGCTCGTCACGGACGACAGCGGCAGGGTCCGGGGCGACGGCGACTTCGTGTTCTACAACCAGCCGACGGCACCGGGAGTCCGGCTTCAGGGTGACACCCTGACACTGGAACCCGCCAGGCTGCGGCCCGGCGCCACCCGTGTCACGGTGGTCGTCGGCGCCGCCGAGCCGGGCACTCCGCCGACCCGCCTGCCCGCCCCCACCCTCCACGTCACCGATCCGCACGGCCGCGCGCTGGCCCGGTTCACACCGCCGCCCTCACAGCGCGAGACGGTCCTCCTGCTCGCGGAGTTCTACAAGAGGGGCGACGGCTGGAAGCTGCGGGCGCTCGGCCAGGGCTACGCGGACGGACTGGCGGGACTGGCCAGGGACTTCGGGGTGGACGTCGCGGAGGACGTCGCGGAGGGCGACACCTCGTCCACGTACCGGCGGCCCACCGCCGGACCGCCCGCGTACGCCGCA
Coding sequences within it:
- a CDS encoding UBP-type zinc finger domain-containing protein — protein: MTDADAIDPNVPPSGAGCLDCDAAGGWWFHLRRCATCGHVGCCDSSPAQHATAHFKATGHPIVRSFEPGEEWFWDYSTDELYESGPDLAPPTSHPADQPAPGPADRVPADWARSLHR
- a CDS encoding helix-turn-helix transcriptional regulator, with the translated sequence MQQTVFATPFIGREEELARLSGVLERARGGEARAVLIAGDAGVGKTRVLDEVAVRAARSGMTVLTGHCVDLGDVGLPYLPFTEILGVLAADERFAAVLAAHPVVDRLLGTGTDAMRDDTGPATRSGGEGGRLRLLEGMAALLADLSEVAPLLLVLEDLHWADQSSRDLLRFLLSRGFLQRPAGNGPGHRLAVLASYRADDLHRRHPLRPLLAELVRLPALDRLELRPLADAEVARLVRALEDRPLPDATVRRIVERAEGNAFYAEELLAATDTEAKGMPSGLADLLLIRVEQLPDTAQQVLRTAAVAGRRVEHDLLRDAVGLPEDELEAALREAVGHQLLVAGGDGTYAFRHALAREAVYADLLPGERSRLHGAFARLLAGRRHRAETAAERAHHYRESHDLGEALAASLEAADHAQRVGAPAEELHHLEAVLDLWQSVPVPALPSGEGTDRVTLTLRASAAAAHAGEAHRAVSLTRAALAGVGQDTDSELAARVRYTLAGNLMGVDSLTAAFTYSSEALAMIPAEPPSPTWVWAAATHVLAARQMGDTETALRVAHQALPVAERLDLVDARADLLVSLANMDGGGRRSPEGRARLKEARELARRGGNAPVEMRALFNLAIGAYEAGEPEECLPWLAEGLDRARRAGLLSSPYPLGMRYLQSLVLYTLGRWDECLLTAATDVAVLPASGGFAIGPALYVALARGDKGAVERARGLLEGPLDWMAALVAGIVLTDAAALSGDAEAAVAQLRSSVESLIDDAGTRPDVTVRLTALALTPVADAAAGARLAGDEATARRWSAVATELLEPARAVARRSETGEPHGPEGRAWLARAEAEYAWAVTGPDPAAWEKTVAAFGYGEAYELARCRLRYAEALLAADRREEAAAEARAARETAVRLGATPLLERADALIRRGRLVDGPSAGRDRSLALTAREQDVLRLLALGRSNRQIGEELFISGKTASVHVSNILAKLGAASRTEAVAIAYRERLLEPEVGASG
- a CDS encoding M4 family metallopeptidase; this encodes MRSAHIRSLALAVAVTTAATGLAGTAFAAPPAGEAHATSATASQADRVVEAARTAAFAHASATGVGQDDELQAQDVLIDPEGARHVRFVRTHQGMPVLGGDLVVHLTQRLAYAGVTRAAGHPVDPSTVKAELTAREAEAKAAALAKGDATSAELVVDARGGASALAYRIRVTGSDTTEAGGSRTVVLDARTGKVRSNTPDSDEFLSPELLDTLRERGETLDPATGTASQAAGLSAAPAAGAAARYPSAATGTGTSLFAGKVALTTTRTARTSYLLKDPTHWNTETRDARNRELENFAGGKAFTSATNTWGNGAVSSRVSAAVDAQYGVTKTLDFYQKTFGRKGITNNGKGARAMVHFGNKVGNAFWDPACGCMLYGDGDGSFIKKPLVVLDVTGHELTHGVVDATARLEPTSVDGEGNQYGEPGSLNESLADIFGSNVEFSANNPKNPPNYLIGEKLGLDQKFLRRLDKPSLDVLEGTIDYWSPQVYNAEVHAGSGVSSHAYYLLAEGSGRKKIGTVAYDSATFDGAPVKGIGRAKATAIFYRALTRYMVSSTDFHGARVATLKAAKDLYGGTSPEYRTVNRAWSAVNVTAANTPAATR